In candidate division WOR-3 bacterium, the DNA window CAGCAAAATTTGTTGCTCCAGTTGTAATTTCAATTGGCTAAGTTGACTTTTTAGTTGGTTAATTTTTTTTGAATACTCGTGAAATTGCTCCTCGGCGATATTTTGTTTCATTTCGGTTAGCGAAAGGTTTGTGTTGTAAATGAAAAGTCCAATAGCACCGAGCATAATTGTTAAAAAAAATAAAAAAATCGCAAAGAGGGTTTTGCGGGGTAAACAAAGAGTACATAATCGATTCTTCCGAGATACAAAAAATATCTGATAGTGCCAATTCATAGCAATAATCAATTATAATCGATTTCAGGAAACTGTCAATAGTTGGCCAAAAAGTCTGCTTGCTTTAAATGAAGGGAATAGTTGGAGGCTTGTTCATAAGATATAAAAATTATGGAGAGGATCAAGACTCGGGTTGCTTGACAAAAATTATATTATGGATAAAATTGAAGAAATGGCTAAGGCATATCTTCTGTTAGGGACCAATTTGGGGAAGCTCAAAGAAAATTTGGCTAATGCTTTAAAATTGTTAAAACTGCATCAGATAAAAATTTTGAAGACCTCAAAGATTTATAAAACCAAGCCTTGGGGAAAAGTTGACCAGCCTGATTTTTTGAATATGGCGGTAGCAGTTGAGACTTCTTACCCACCCCATGAACTTTTAAAGATGCTTAAAGAGATTGAAAAAACCATGAAGCGGCGAGATGAAGAAAAATGGGGACCACGGATAATTGATATTGATATCCTGTTTTACGAAGATCAGGTAATCAATGATGACGATTTGGTAATACCTCATCCTTATTTTTTTGAGCGGAATTTTGCCATCATACCCCTCGCCGAAATTGCACCTGACTTTATTCCACCTGCGAGGGATAAGACCATCAAAGAATTGAAAGATGAGGTAGGCAGTGAAGGAATTGAGATATATTGCGATTGAGGGCGTCATCGGCGCGGGAAAGACAACTTTAGCTCGGGGACTGGCGAATAGATTCCATGCGGGATTGATACTTGAAGAATATGATGATAATCCCTTTTTAGCCAAATTTTATTCTAATCCGACGCATTATGCGTTCCACACCCAGTTGTATTTTCTTATGGCCCGCTATCGTCAGCAAAAAAAAATCAGCCAGATGGATCTTTTTCATTCCCGAATTGTAAGTGATTATCTTTTTGCCAAAGACCGAATCTTTGCCGAGGTCAACCTGACCGAGGAAGAATTTGCCCTCTATGATAAAATCTACGGTCTTATTGAAAAAGAAATCCCTCGTCCTGATATCGTTGTCTACCTCCAAGCCCCACCAGAATTGCTCTATCGAAGAATAAAACAGCGAGACCGTCCTTATGAGCGAAACATTGAATATGATTACCTCGTAAAATTATGCGAGGCATATAATGAATTTTTTATTCACTACAATGGTAGCGCCCTTTTGATTGTGAATATCAAAAACTTTGATTTTCTTTCCAGCAGCGATTTGGATTTAATCTACAAAGAGATAATTCAGTTAAGGTTGCCGAGAAAGATAATTTCACGCGAATGATCACTACGGAAACAATTCTCCAGATGAAAAAAAATAAAGAAAAGATTGTCTGTCTAACCGCCTACGATTATCCCACCGCCAGGATACTTGATGAGGTAGGTATTGAGATAATCCTGGTGGGTGATTCAGCAGCTAATGTGGTGGCAGGAGAAAAGAACACCCTGCCCATCACCGTGCCCGAGATGGTTTATCATACCAGAATTGTTGCCCGGGCAGTCAAGAGGGCGATGGTGATTACGGATATGCCTTTCTTATCATATCAATGCGGCATTGAGGAGGCGGTAAAAAATGCCGGTAGATTTTTGAAGGTGGGGGCAACGGGAGTTAAGATTGAAGGCGCGGGTCCAATGCTCAAGACGATCGAACGGTTAGTCCAGATCGGCATACCCGTGATGGGTCATCTGGGATTAACACCGCAGTCAATTCATAAATTCGGTGGGTATAAATTAAGGGGGAAGAGTAAGGAAGAAGCAGAACAAATAATGAAAGACGCCAAAAGACTCGAATCCGCTGGGTGTTTTGCCGTTGTCCTGGAGAAGATACCAACAAAATTAGCGAAAAAAATTACCAGAATGTTAAAGATCCCCACGATTGGCATTGGTGCCGGACCGTTTTGTGATGGTCAGATATTGGTCCTTCACGATATGTTAGGATTCTACGAAGAATTTAAACCGAAATTTGTAAAACAATATGCCCACCTGGGCAGGGAAATAAGACGTGCTGTTAAAGAATACATCACCGAAGTAAAAAAAGGGTTCTTCCCGGATAAGGAGCATTCTTTTGAATAGGAGGATACTTGAATAAATATTCGGCAAAACATGCCCAAGCCGGATTGAAAGAGAAGTTGCCTAAACTTGAAGTTTTGCCTAATCAATTCAAGAATTATAAAATAACAATCATCATTCCCGAATACACCTCCGTGTGTCCGAAAACTGGACTGCCCGATGTCGGCACGATTACGATTGAATATGAACCGAACAAATATTTTGTGGAATTAAAATCGTTAAAAATGTATATTCTTGCCTATCGAAATTTGGGAATTTTTTATGAAAATGCGGTCAACCGAATATTTTATGACTTTGTAAAGGCAGTAAAGCCACGCTGGGCCGTAGTGCGGGGCGAATTCAATCCCCGGGGTGGAATAAAGACGATCGTGGAAGTGACGACAAAAAAAATGCATTAAAGATTTTCTTTCTTTATTTTTAACAAATAAAACTCGGGATAAACGGTGCGATAAACTATTTCAAACCCCTGCGGGTGCTCTTGAATCACCGGCGAGAGATAACGCATAGTTGTGCCCGTCCATTGAAACCTATCAAAGATAACATAGTCGGCTTTTTTAAGCGCTTCCTTTATTTCACTTTTATTAGTCGTAAAAGGATAACAAAATGATTTGTGTCGGGAAAGGAGATAAATAAATTCCGGCTTACGCGCCAGGATAATTTTGTCCCGGGGAATGTTTTCCTGAATATATTCAATCATTTCAAAATAACGACGCCAGTCAAGGGGATAGCCAGCATATTTATTGCCTCGGAGATAGTTTATGGTGTTATTCACCGCTATCTTCGCCTGAGAAGTTATCCAGATTACATTTAGGATAATCATTAATCCTGTGATTACCCATAAAAAATATTTTAATTTTAATTTTTCTTGGAGCCAGACAAAACCTGTATAGAGATAAATCAATAGCACCGGAAGTATGGGGAGTAGAAATCTATCCGATGACCAAACCTGGGGCCAGGCAAGTAGAACTCCTGAACCGAGAATAAAGTATATTTCAAAGATCGTAAAATTTTTTAATCTTTTACCAAACCCTATTATCAAAAACAAAAGGAATATCAAACCACAAATATTCGTGATAATTCGAGAATTTAAAACAGGCAAGAGGGTTTGAGGGAGGATGGTGAAAGTGTAGAATATAAGATTACCCGTAAGGCGGAGAATAAAATCCGAAAAATTTATTGTACCCAGCTCCATTTGATACGGATTTTTGGCGAGGAGTTGTCTCAAATAACCTGTATTATCAGGTATCCCTGCATTTCTAACTTCCCAGGGAATAAAGAAGAGCAAAAACAATGCTAAAAATATTATGGAATATTTGTATTCTTTTTTTAAAATCAAGTATAATAGAAAACCGAGAATTAATGAGATACCGGCGGTTCTTATGAAAAAGGCATAGATGGCGAATGATGAGGCGAGCCAAAAATTTAAGAAATGCTTTCTAATGCAAAATTTCAAGAGAAAATATAAGGCACCAAGAGAAAAAAATAAAAATGGAATTTCAGAAAGAATCCAGTGGTTGTATATTATAAATATCGGGACTGAAAGATAGAGAGAAATAAGAATCGTAAAATTTTCAGGAAAAATTTTCCGGCTGAGAAGATAAAAGAATGCGAGTGCCCCCATTCCACTTAGGAAGATGAGTATTTTAAATAGTAAAATATTCTTGCCGAAAATGATAAATGGGACTGCTAATAGCAACGGAAAACCCGGTGGATATTGGGTATGTGAAGGTTCATCCGGTAGATAAATATTTTTATATCCTTTGCCCGTAACAATAGCTTCTGCAAGATGGATATAAACCGCATTATCACCACCGGTGAATAATTTGGGATCAAAGAGGAGAAGTGATAAAATGGTATAAATCACGAAGAATATCCAAAGGGAAATATTTTTTCTTCGTACCATTTTATTTATAGAATTTTAGTTAAAATTTAACCAAAGTCAACGAATTTCTAAATTTCGTGACCTGCCTATTTTTATTCAACATCTTGAGCCCTTTCCAATATTTGTCAAATTATTTTTATACGCTAAATTATTAGAGGTAGCCGCGCCCTTCAGGGTGCGAAATACCCTGGTTTTTAAAAACATTTATCCGCAGGCTGAAGCCTGCGCCTACCATTTTACCGGTTACCACCTGACGAGTTCAGGTTGGCATTTTTTATTTAAGCATGGCGAAAGCTTTTCCCAACGCTAAATTATTGGTTACCCTTACAAATCTTGCCCATGAGTTTCATCTTTCTTTTATAAAGACATAAAAAATATGGTGAGAATTCGGCTCTTGATATCTACGATAAATTGATTATAATTAAAGTAATGAAAGGGGGTGATAAAGGTCCATTAAATTATTTTCTTTTTTTAAATAAGAAAGGGGGAGTCAAATGAAGACCTTTAGCATTCTATTATTGTTTATTCTGATAATTCCGGGCTTTGCATTAATAAGTCCGGAACTTAAGAATGTTATCGCCCGTGCCAGTCCATCAGATTTCATTCCAGTTGATATCGTCTTCAAAAAACAGATGGATTTGAATGAACTGACGAAGGCAGTTGAAGGGCTACCAAAACCCGAAAGAAGGGCAAGGACTGCCGAGATACTGCGTGCTTATTCGCTGGAAAACCAGAAACCAATCCTTGAATATCTAGGGCGGATGGAAAAACAGAATAAGGTGAAGAATGTTGTTTCAATCTGGATTGTAAATGCTATCTATTGTGAAACAACAAGAGATGTGATTGCCGAACTTGATAACCAAAGAGGTATTTTCTACATTGATTATGATCTAAAGCCTATTGAATTAGAAAAGCCAAATTACACAATCGCCCCTGCCGATAAGACTTCAAAAGAAAGGGAAATTGCCTGGGGTGTGAGTAAGATCAATGCACCAGCAGTATGGGCGCTGGGCTATACGGGTCAGGGCATTGTTGTCGGTATCATTGATACCGGAGTGAATTACAATCATGTTGACCTTGCTGACCATATCTGGACGGATCCGAATTATCCAAACCATGGATGGAATTTTGAATTGAATAATAACGACCCGATGGATGTCAATGGACATGGCACCCATTGTGCAGGGTCAGTAGCCTCAGATGGCACCGCTGGCTCGCAGTGTGGCGTAGCACCAGATGCCCAGATGCTGTGCTGCCGTGTGAGAACAGTGGCAGATACAACTGCCGAGAACCAAGTCTGGCAGGCAATGCAGTTCGTCGTTTCGCCGCCACTTTCACCAACCCATGGTGGTGATTTGATAACAATGTCCCTGGGCTGGCGTTATGCCTGGTCACCAAGGGTTGCGACCTGGCGCACCGCCTGTAACAATGTCGGTGCTGCAGGGATTGTGATGGTAGTTGCTGCCGGTAATGAAAGAGGCCTTGACCTTCCACCTTATGCCCTGAGATGTCCGGGCAGTGTTCCTTCACCCTGGCGTCATCCCCAAAACGGCGCCACTGGTGCATTATCAAATGTTATCAGCGTGGGGGCAACCGATATTAACGACGCAATCGCCTCTTTTTCGTCACCAGGACCTGTGACATGGGATACGGTTACAGGATACAATGATTATCCCTATCCCCCAGGGTTAACCAAGCCTGATGTTTCAGCACCTGGCGTGAATATCAAATCCTGCGCCTATAATAATAATACTGGCTACCTTGACGGCTGGAGTGGAACTTCAATGGCGACACCACATGTTGCAGGAACTGTAGCATTGATGCTTCAGAAGAATCCATATCTTACCCGCCGTGAGATAGATAGTATTCTCCAGGTTACTGCTGTTGACCTTGGTCCTTCAGGAAAGGATAATGATTTTGGTGCGGGTAGGATTGATGCATTGGCTGCCGTCAATGCAACACCATTCCCTGGCACACCATTTACTCCTACAATCATTGCTCCATTCAACTACGCAAAATTTGCAACCTTGAACCCGATTTTTAAACTTACAACTACAGATCCGCAGAATGATATGGTAAAATACAGAATCTACTGGTCAACTGATACCGCATTTACAAACCAGGATAGTATAACAACCGGACTATATCCAAGTGGTGCAACTATCACCTATACCCTGCCTGTTTCTTTAAACAACAACACTACTTATTGGTGGAAAGTTAAAGCCGCTGATTCAACTACAAGTGGAATGTGGTCTGCACCTACTGCACGAAGGTCTTTCACAATAAAGACTGATATACCATCTGGAACTTGTTCCTGGTTCCAAACAACCTATGCACAATTCTTAGGTTGTACATTCAATGGCACACAGGTTCAGGGTGATAGTGTAGTGCTTGTGCCAGTAGGTTATGTAGAAGATACCCTCCTTACTGCTAATTTTGAATCCGGAATGCCTGCAGGCTGGAGCTGGGTTGATGGCAATAATGATGGATACCGTTGGACAACAGGTACAACGACCGATTTGGGTTCTTACACTCCACCCAACTATGGCACTGCCTATGCATACTATTCAGATGATGATGCGGGTAACGGTGTGATCAACTATAATGAGGAGCTGATTTCACCCAAGGTCTATATTCCTCCAACTGCCACAAACTTACGAATTCGTTATGGATATGGATTTAGAGTCTATGAGACCGGTGAAAAACTCCGTGTAAAATTCCGCAAAAGAACCGGTGGCACCTGGACAAGCTGGACAAATATTGCTGAATATACCACCAGTGTTAACGGGACTGCCGACATTGACCTAACTTCCCAATTACCTTGCGATTCTGTCCAGTTTGAGTGGTTCTTCAGTGATAGTACCGCATCATCTCACTGGGGCTGGGCATGCGCAACCGATAATGTGATTCTCTCCTACTCTTACACTTACCAGAACAATTCAGGTGTCCTATATAGCCCACCAGTCGTCTATTCCGAGCTTTCAAAAACCTATGCCCGTTCACGCTGGGGCGATATTATCTGGCGCAAGGCAACTGGTGGCGATTCCATAGGTATTCAGGTTGAATATTACACCGGTTCTACCTGGCAATTAGTTCCTAACTCCATCATTCCTGGTAATTCAACCGGAAAATTCAGCCACAATGCGGTTGATACGGTCAAATTAGACCTGATGACTGATACTGTGACATATAACACGATAAGATTAAAAGGGCTTTTCTATCGTATCACAAGATCGCCGAACAATCCTGCATTGCTTGATTGGGAAGTCGGAAATCTTTCAAGCTATGTCGGAATCTCTGAGTCGTGCAGTAAATCAGGTATATCACACCTCGCTTTCTCTCAAAATCCATTTACTGGAAAACTCCTCATATATTATTTATTGCCAGAAGGAGAACCATCAGCAACCATGAAGATCTTTGATGCAACCGGCAGACTTGTCCGGGAATGGACTTACTCTGAGCTCAATCGGAAAACATCTATCCTGTGGGATGGAAAAGATGCTGATGGACGTAATCTGCCCGCGGGTATCTACTTTGTCCAACTTGAGACTGAGAATCAAAGAGTCGTGGAAAAGATAGTGATGCTAAAATAATAAAAAATAAAAACACCAACTTGGTGGTCGTTAATGGGGTAGCGATTAATTGCTACCCCATATTTTTAACTTTTGAGCCCATGGGGGATATGGTATCCACTCAATTTCCCTTTTGTATACCTATGGTATGCATTTTGCTATACTCCGAGAAAAATTTATCTTTAGCCGAAAAAGCCATTGCGCATCAAGTTCTAAATCCTCAAGCACTATCGGAGGGAAATTTAAAAAATTGCGATTATTTATGCCGCACTCCGGTTGAACCATCTGCCAGGGTCTCTTCTTAAAAGCCATATTCGGACTCTACTAGATCGTAAAAATTCTCCGCCCCAACATTAAAACACAGCATCCGCATCGGAATCGTCCGATACAACCCTTAAATACCCGCTCCACAATCTCCGTAAAACCACTGTCTTTTTGGTATACACCATCCCAATAAACTTCGTTGTCATTCCAAATCATGACCTCACCGGTATCCACACCAAAAAATTCCAAATGGCACAATAAAAGTTAGATAAACCGCATAGCATTAATCAGCAAAAACTCCTCAGCATAGACAAAAAATGTTACTCCCTTAGCCATATACCGTAAATATTTCACATCCATCTGCCACAAAGTAAACAGTTTTAACTTGGTATCTGCCACTGTTTCTGCCATTTCCTAGACCGATGTTTTATTAAATTATGCTTGTGTAAAACCCGTTTGATGGTAGAGATGGAGAGATTTATGCCCGGTTGGGCTTAAAAACCATTTTATTCGTTCCTGTCTTAGCTATAAGGTAATCTTCACACCTCTCCATTTTAAAAAATTTTTTGATGAACATTTAAATAAATTTTTTTATCTTTTCAACCCAGAATATTCTTTTAGGGTGGATACCATGTCTTGAAACTCTGCACTTTATTCTTGACTGTGAGCAAAATTTTATTATAATTAACTTTTGAAATTACAAACGATTGATGCTGATATTGAATTTGGGTATTATATTGAGAGACCGGATTCATTTATCCGGGTTACGTCATTATAAATCGGGAGGTTGAAGAATGGGTAAAACTTTGGCGGAAAAGATTTTATCAGAAAAAAGCGGTCAGGATGCCCGGGCGGGTCAGATTGTAATTGCCCGGGTGGATGTTGCTGCTTTTCAAGACGGAACCGGTCCTCTGGGAGTGCGTCAGATTCAGAAACTTAAGATTGAAAAAGTCCGGGCACCGAAGTCAATTGTTTTCATTGACCATGCTGCTCCTTCCCCACGTAAAGAACTATCCAACGACCACATGTTATTACGCTCCTTCTGTGCTCAGTCGGGTGCGATACTTTCAGATGTTGGTGAAGGAGTGATTCACCAGCGGTTGGTGGAATCTTATGTCAAACCTGGAGATGTGGTAATCGGTGCCGATTCCCATACTTGTACTTCGGGAGCATTATGTGCCTTTGCCACGGGTATGGGTTCTACGGATGTCGCTATCGGAATGGCGATGGGCAGAACATGGTTTAAGGTGCCAGAGACTTACCGGATAGAAGTGAAAGGTAAATTTCAACCAGGGGTGGGGGCAAAAGATTTGATACTTTATATCATCGGTACGCTGGGTGCAGATGGTGCGACCTATAAAGCCCTTGAATTCGGGGGTGAGGCGATAGATAACATGTCTATGGAATCCCGGTTTACGCTTGCTAATATGGCAGTGGAAGCGGGTGCTAAGACTGGCTTAATAGCTTCGGATAAAGTCACCCGCGAGTATTTAAAGAAGATGGGTAGGTTGAAAGACTGGCGGCCTATTGTCCCGGATAAGGATGCAAATTATGAAAAAGTAATTGAGATTGATGCGAGTAAACTGGAACCCCAGGTTGCCTGCCCCCATACGGTGGATAACACCAAACCGGTTAAGGAGTTGAAGGGCACAAAGGTTCATCAGGTCTTTATTGGAACCTGCACAAACGGCCGGATTGAAGATTTAAAGATTGCAGCGAACATTTTAAGAGGCAAGAAAGTGGCACCTGGTGTAAGGTTGATAGTCGTTCCGGCTTCAAGGATGATTTTTTTAGAGGCACTGAAACTAGGACTTCTGGAAATATTTGTACGTGCTGGCGGGATTATTCTTGGACCAGGTTGTGGTCCATGTGTTGGTGTTCATGAAGGAATTCTCGGAGATGGAGAGGTTTGTCTTTCCACAGCAAATCGGAATTTTAAAGGTCGGATGGGCAATCCCGAGGGGTTGATTTATCTGGCATCACCCGCAACCGCAGCGTATTCGGCAATTAAAGGGGTTATCAGCGACCCGAGAGAAGTTTTAAAAAAGAAAAAAACAAAAAGAAAGGGGTAAATTATGGAGATAATTAAATTAAAACTTAAAGAGAAAATTCCGGTATGGCGTGAGGAGATAAAAAACCTGGTAAAAAACTATGGCGATAAAGTGATTTCGGAAGTGACCGTGAGCCAGGCTTACGGAGGAATGCGTGGGGTAAAAGCACTCATCTGTGATACCTCTGAGGTACCTCCGGACAAAGGTTTAATCATTCGGGAAATTCCCATCGCCCAGTTAAAAAATAAACTACCTGAGGAGGTTTTATATCTGCTCATCGTCGGGGAACTGCCCGATAAGGAAGCTACGGAGATGGTAAAGAAAGACCTAAAAAGGCGTTCCAAGGTTCCGGAATATGTCTGGGATGTACTCAAGGCATTACCTAAGGATTCTCATCCCATGGCGATGTTCAGTCTCGCGATCTTGGCTATGGAACGCGAATCGCTGTTCAGGAAGAAATATACAGAAGGGTTGAAAAAAGAGGAATACTGGGAATGGACTCTTGAGGATTCATTGAATCTTATTGCCAAATTGCCGGCTATTGCTGCGGGCATCTATCGGATGAGATTTAATAAAGGTCCGATCATTGAATCGGATCCTAATCTTGATTGGGCAGGTGATTATGCCCACATGCTGGGAATTCCTGATCCCACTGGTGAATTTAAAAATCTGATGCGGCTTTATATGGTCTTACATTCCGACCATGAGAGTGGCAATGTGAGTGCCCATACCTGTCATTGTGTCGGTTCAGCTTTATCCGATCCTTACTATGCGGTTTCTGCTGGTTTAAATGGATTAGCCGGACCTCTCCATGGTCTTGCCAATCAGGAATGTCTTGCTTGGATCATCAAATTGAAAGAAAAATTTGGTGGGGTGCCGAGTGAACAGGATTTACGCCAGTTTGCCTGGGAGACTTTAAATTCCGGACAGGTGATTCCTGGATACGGACATGCGGTTTTACGTATCACCGATCCCCGGTTTGAAGCATTCCACGAATTTGGTGCCCGAGTTTGCCCGGATGATGAGCTCTATCAAATCGTTGCCCGGGTATTTAAAGTGGTTCCGGAGGTCTTAAAAGAACAAGGTAAAGTAAAAGACCCCTGGCCCAATGTGGATGCAGCTTCGGGCTGTTTGCTTTATCATTTTGGACTGACCGAATTTGAGTATTACACCGTCCTTTTTGGAGTTTCCCGGGCGATGGGAATGTGCGCGCAGTTGATTGTAAGCCGGGCATTGGGTGAGCCGATTGAAAGACCAAAATCGGTGACTACCAAGTGGGTTAAAGAGACGGTCATAAAATCTTGATGGGGGGATTTATGGTGCTCAAGGGAAGGGCTTGGAAATTCGGCGACGATATTTCAACTGATTTAATCTGTCCAGGCCGGTACTTCCATCTCCGTTCTAATCTTGAGGAACTCGCTAAGCATGTCCTGGAAGATGCTGATCCTCAATTCGTCCAGAAGATGTCCAAAGGCGACTTTGTCGTTGCCGGCAACAATTTCGGGTTGGGCAGTTCTCGGGAGCATGCTCCTACCATCATTAAAATTGCTGGAGTTAGTGCGGTGCTCGCAAAATCATTTGCCCGAATATTTTACCGGAATGCGATTAATATCGGCTTGCCACTCGTGGAGTGTGATACTGATCGGATTGATACGGGCGATGAGCTTGAAGTGGATCTTGAAAAAGGAGTAGTGAAGAATTTAACCAAAAATATTGAACTTAAAGTACATCCTTTGCCCAAGGCAATGATCAATATTCTCAATGACGGAGGGCTGTTAGCCCACATTGAGAAGCATGGCGATTTTAAATTGGATTAAAAGGAGAACAAATTATGGCAAAAAAGACTAAAAAAATTAAAAAGAAACCCGTGGTCAAAAAGAAAACCAAGGTCGCAAAAAAAGTGAAGAAAAAAGAAGAAAAAATAGCATATCCCCGGTCTATTCAGAAAGCAATGGAACATTTCGGTGGGATATTGATTAAACAGCTTAAGAGAGTACAGGTGATAAAGAAAGAAGAAGAATGGATTGATTATTCAAAACTGAAACCGATTATCATCGGAGTGATCGGGGGCGATGGTATTGGTCCCTATATCACGGGTGAAGCACAGCGGGTGCTTGAACATTTGCTCCAGGAAGAGATTAAGAAGGGTAAAATTCTGTTTCGGGTGATTGAGGGTTGCACCATTGAACGCCGGGCAGAGGTTATGAAAGCGATACCCGACGATGTTCTGGAGGAGATCAAAAAATGTCACGTGTTACTGAAAGGACCGACGACAACACCGAAGAAAGGCGACCCCTGGCCCAATATCGAGAGTGCGAATGTGGCAATTAGAAAAGAATTGGATCTTTTTGCCAATGTCCGTCCTGTACGCGTTCCTTCCCAGGGTATTGATTGGATATTCTTCCGGGAGAATACCGAAGACGTCTATGCCCTGGGTCCTTATGGTATTGAAGTGACGCCGGACTTGGCGATTGATTTTAAGATGATCACCC includes these proteins:
- a CDS encoding 3-isopropylmalate dehydratase small subunit, giving the protein MVLKGRAWKFGDDISTDLICPGRYFHLRSNLEELAKHVLEDADPQFVQKMSKGDFVVAGNNFGLGSSREHAPTIIKIAGVSAVLAKSFARIFYRNAINIGLPLVECDTDRIDTGDELEVDLEKGVVKNLTKNIELKVHPLPKAMINILNDGGLLAHIEKHGDFKLD
- a CDS encoding citrate (Si)-synthase, giving the protein MEIIKLKLKEKIPVWREEIKNLVKNYGDKVISEVTVSQAYGGMRGVKALICDTSEVPPDKGLIIREIPIAQLKNKLPEEVLYLLIVGELPDKEATEMVKKDLKRRSKVPEYVWDVLKALPKDSHPMAMFSLAILAMERESLFRKKYTEGLKKEEYWEWTLEDSLNLIAKLPAIAAGIYRMRFNKGPIIESDPNLDWAGDYAHMLGIPDPTGEFKNLMRLYMVLHSDHESGNVSAHTCHCVGSALSDPYYAVSAGLNGLAGPLHGLANQECLAWIIKLKEKFGGVPSEQDLRQFAWETLNSGQVIPGYGHAVLRITDPRFEAFHEFGARVCPDDELYQIVARVFKVVPEVLKEQGKVKDPWPNVDAASGCLLYHFGLTEFEYYTVLFGVSRAMGMCAQLIVSRALGEPIERPKSVTTKWVKETVIKS